One genomic segment of Thalassospiraceae bacterium LMO-SO8 includes these proteins:
- a CDS encoding ATP-binding protein — MHSDTVAPEPTGISLFFVEDDENDYRLALRQFSRQNTDVSPQWHTNCREAMAMFEKDTFDAIVTDLNIPEGSGVDLVRFVRSLDGNIPIIVLTGNGSESDAVEAIKHGANDYLVKGTDSFARLPAQIAGLVNAYRQEKDRQQTTAELQLLRDRFQDFAEAASDWFWEKGPDLTFTFISGTVQDNLGLPPSHFLGRSVWELLADMSTKDRWQHEKDVRERRNFRDFVCRIAVPAGGVRTIRLSGKAVFTPDGVFAGYRGIGSDITQQIEDANRLQEALESAVEANQAKSRFLAVMSHEFRTPLNAIIGFTDAMLGGVAGPVHGKQAEYLKDVRSAGLHMLSLVRDILDLSRIEAGQYDLDIETLNIREEVSGVLKMINTAIADSGIILEFGDIGDDLTIDADPRALTQVMSNILSNAIKFTPPGGHIFISARETELAVEICIRDTGIGIPPDKLDEVARPFYQIGNVLARKHDGSGLGLSIASGLVEAHGGTITITSEVRTGTEVCMTFPHVGRGTA; from the coding sequence ATGCATTCTGACACAGTCGCTCCCGAACCCACGGGCATCTCCCTGTTCTTTGTCGAGGACGACGAGAACGATTACCGGCTCGCCCTGCGCCAGTTTTCGCGCCAGAACACCGATGTCTCTCCCCAGTGGCACACCAACTGTCGCGAAGCGATGGCGATGTTCGAGAAAGACACCTTCGACGCCATCGTCACCGACCTGAACATTCCCGAAGGTTCGGGCGTCGATTTGGTCCGCTTCGTGCGCAGCCTGGACGGCAACATCCCGATCATCGTGCTGACCGGCAACGGGTCGGAATCCGACGCCGTCGAAGCCATCAAACATGGCGCCAACGACTATCTGGTCAAGGGCACGGACTCCTTCGCCCGGCTGCCGGCGCAGATCGCCGGCCTGGTCAACGCTTACCGGCAGGAAAAGGACCGACAGCAGACAACGGCCGAACTACAGCTTTTGCGGGATCGCTTCCAGGACTTCGCCGAGGCCGCATCCGACTGGTTCTGGGAAAAGGGACCAGACCTGACGTTTACCTTCATCAGCGGCACTGTGCAGGACAACCTGGGCCTGCCGCCCTCCCACTTCCTTGGCCGGTCCGTTTGGGAACTCCTCGCCGACATGTCGACCAAGGACCGATGGCAGCATGAGAAGGATGTCCGCGAACGCCGCAACTTCCGCGATTTCGTATGCCGGATCGCCGTGCCCGCGGGGGGCGTGCGGACGATCCGGCTCAGCGGCAAGGCCGTGTTCACGCCGGACGGCGTCTTTGCCGGTTACCGGGGCATCGGTTCCGACATCACGCAACAGATCGAGGATGCCAACCGCCTGCAAGAAGCGCTGGAGTCCGCCGTCGAGGCCAACCAGGCGAAAAGCCGGTTCCTGGCCGTCATGAGCCATGAATTCCGCACCCCCTTGAACGCGATCATCGGCTTCACGGACGCCATGCTCGGCGGCGTCGCCGGACCCGTCCACGGCAAACAGGCGGAATACCTGAAGGATGTGCGATCAGCCGGCCTTCACATGCTGAGCCTGGTCCGCGACATTCTCGACCTGTCCCGCATCGAGGCGGGGCAATACGATCTGGACATCGAAACCCTGAATATTCGGGAAGAGGTTTCCGGAGTCCTTAAGATGATCAACACGGCCATCGCGGACAGCGGCATCATCCTGGAATTCGGCGACATCGGCGACGACCTGACCATCGACGCCGACCCCAGGGCGCTCACCCAGGTCATGAGCAACATCCTGTCGAATGCGATCAAGTTCACCCCGCCTGGCGGCCACATCTTCATTTCGGCCCGGGAAACCGAACTGGCGGTCGAAATTTGCATCCGCGATACCGGCATCGGCATTCCCCCCGACAAGCTGGACGAGGTCGCCCGCCCGTTTTACCAGATCGGCAACGTCCTGGCCCGCAAACACGATGGATCGGGTCTCGGGCTGTCCATCGCCAGCGGTCTGGTGGAAGCCCACGGCGGCACGATCACGATCACCAGCGAAGTGCGGACCGGCACGGAAGTATGCATGACCTTTCCCCATGTCGGGCGCGGCACGGCCTGA
- a CDS encoding response regulator, whose protein sequence is MKDKFLIIEDEPADATLLKRALSGAAPDVDIQVLQDGDEALSHLLPSGDDARGPTESRPTCILLDLKLRKLDGHAVLKALKEDHRTRRIPVVILTSSSDPTDVKLAYDLGANSYLIKPVRSQDLGRMSERLIDYWARTNHFPRDGHAF, encoded by the coding sequence GTGAAGGACAAATTCCTGATCATCGAGGACGAACCCGCCGACGCGACGCTGTTGAAGCGCGCTCTGTCCGGCGCGGCGCCGGATGTCGACATCCAGGTCCTTCAGGACGGCGACGAGGCCCTGTCCCATCTGCTGCCTTCGGGTGACGACGCCCGCGGCCCGACCGAAAGCCGGCCGACCTGCATTCTGTTGGATCTCAAGCTACGCAAGCTCGATGGCCATGCCGTGCTCAAGGCCCTGAAGGAGGACCACCGGACACGGCGGATTCCGGTCGTGATCCTGACATCGTCCTCGGACCCGACCGACGTGAAACTGGCCTATGACCTGGGCGCCAACAGTTACCTGATCAAACCCGTGCGGTCCCAGGACCTGGGCCGCATGAGCGAACGGCTTATCGATTATTGGGCGCGGACCAACCATTTTCCGAGAGATGGCCATGCATTCTGA
- a CDS encoding PAS domain S-box protein, whose product MPLREVWLGSNAREAKTAGDLDQNADTPDRLSVVLSTAVDGIIIMDDAGRIQSFNLACERLFGYSAEEALGNNVNILMPTPYREEHDGYLANYYRTGQRKIIGIGREVTGQRKDGSTFPMELSVGEAIHDDARIFVGIIRDISERKAAEMNLRESEERIRAVIDTAVDGVIIIDASARIQIFNPACQRLFGYSADEVIGENVKMLMPPPYHGEHDGYMANYRTTGERKIIGIGREVMGQRKDGSTFPMELSVGEALQDGKPVFVGIVRDITERKDAELAIKRSVDELAAFAYSVAHDMKAPLRAIEGFSMALVEDYGDTLVPEAGEYLDHIAESATRMGQMIDDLLDYSRIGRDDLLFKQVHLETFIGQILATLDHEITSRKAEVIMAGEWDTIEAHRPTLNSVFQNLIMNALKFTRPDAAPRVRITGRKRPGMLEVSVADNGIGIPENCFQKIFQIFHRLHDRKSYPGTGIGLAIVKKGIEVHQGTIELASEVGKGTTVTVLLPLRRGD is encoded by the coding sequence ATGCCGCTTCGAGAGGTCTGGCTGGGTTCCAACGCACGGGAGGCGAAGACGGCAGGCGACCTTGATCAAAACGCGGACACTCCCGACCGCCTGAGCGTTGTTCTGTCCACGGCTGTTGACGGCATCATCATCATGGATGATGCCGGACGGATACAGTCGTTCAATCTGGCCTGCGAACGGCTGTTCGGATACTCGGCCGAAGAAGCCCTCGGCAACAACGTGAATATCCTGATGCCGACGCCCTATCGGGAAGAGCACGACGGCTATCTCGCCAATTATTACCGCACCGGACAGCGCAAGATCATCGGCATCGGGCGCGAGGTCACGGGCCAGCGCAAGGACGGATCGACCTTTCCCATGGAACTGTCCGTCGGCGAGGCCATCCACGACGACGCCAGAATCTTCGTCGGCATCATCCGCGACATCTCGGAACGCAAGGCCGCCGAAATGAACCTGCGCGAAAGCGAGGAACGCATCCGCGCGGTCATCGACACGGCCGTCGACGGGGTCATCATCATCGATGCTTCGGCCCGCATTCAGATCTTCAACCCGGCCTGCCAGCGCCTGTTCGGCTATTCCGCCGACGAGGTGATCGGCGAGAACGTGAAGATGCTGATGCCGCCGCCCTACCACGGCGAACACGACGGCTACATGGCCAATTACCGGACCACGGGCGAACGCAAGATCATCGGCATCGGGCGCGAGGTCATGGGTCAGCGCAAGGACGGCAGCACCTTTCCCATGGAACTGTCCGTCGGCGAGGCGTTGCAGGACGGCAAGCCGGTTTTCGTCGGCATCGTGCGCGACATCACGGAGCGCAAGGACGCCGAACTGGCGATCAAGCGCAGCGTCGACGAACTGGCGGCCTTCGCCTATTCGGTCGCCCACGACATGAAGGCCCCGTTGCGCGCCATAGAGGGGTTTTCCATGGCCCTGGTCGAGGACTATGGCGACACCCTGGTGCCGGAGGCCGGCGAATACCTGGACCATATCGCGGAGTCGGCGACCCGCATGGGTCAGATGATCGACGATCTGCTGGACTACAGCCGCATCGGGCGCGACGACCTGCTGTTCAAACAGGTGCATTTGGAGACCTTTATCGGGCAGATTCTGGCCACCCTGGATCACGAGATTACGTCCCGCAAGGCCGAGGTCATCATGGCGGGCGAATGGGACACCATCGAGGCCCATAGGCCGACCCTGAACAGCGTGTTCCAGAACCTGATCATGAACGCCCTCAAGTTCACCCGGCCGGATGCCGCGCCCCGGGTCCGCATCACGGGCCGCAAGCGGCCGGGGATGCTGGAAGTCAGCGTCGCCGACAACGGCATCGGCATTCCGGAGAACTGTTTTCAGAAAATCTTTCAAATATTCCACCGGCTGCACGACCGGAAATCATACCCCGGCACGGGCATCGGCCTGGCCATCGTCAAAAAGGGTATCGAGGTTCATCAGGGAACAATCGAGCTGGCGTCCGAAGTCGGCAAGGGAACGACCGTGACGGTACTCCTGCCGTTGCGGCGCGGCGACTGA
- a CDS encoding DUF465 domain-containing protein — translation MDEQDALRRRLEELKVEHRDLDEAISHLADSPPFDQIKLQRLKKRKLILKDEIASLEDQLLPDIIA, via the coding sequence ATGGACGAGCAGGACGCGTTACGCCGCAGGCTAGAGGAATTGAAGGTCGAACACCGCGACCTGGACGAGGCCATCAGTCATCTGGCCGATTCCCCACCCTTCGACCAGATCAAGTTGCAGCGCCTGAAAAAGCGCAAACTGATCCTGAAGGACGAGATCGCGTCGCTTGAGGATCAGCTGCTGCCCGACATCATCGCCTGA
- a CDS encoding ATP-dependent 6-phosphofructokinase: protein MIFDPIDATLPESKRADAMKRLGLLTSGGDCAGLNAAIRAVVKRAVTGHGAEVVGILQGTKGLMERPVKARPLDLAIFTGDILRQGGTMLGTINTGNPFAFPDGQGGISDRSAEVLAGIRGLGLDALIGIGGDGSMRILKRLADQGNLPFVGIPKTIDNDVPGTEMCIGYHTAVATAVEALDRLQPTAASHQRVMVLEVMGRDAGHIALAAGIAGGADVILIPEIPYDAAAIAAKLASVAREGRNHALVVCAEAAKPVGGHVETRPDPGGTVHYGGAGQVVGAEIARATGADVRVTVLGHVQRGGMPTSIDRLLASAFGVHAVDLAAAGKTGRMVGWRGGDTIDTALQDLADGPRCVDLEGSQARTARGLGICLGDR from the coding sequence ATGATCTTCGATCCTATAGACGCCACGCTGCCGGAATCCAAGAGGGCCGACGCAATGAAACGCCTGGGGCTGCTGACCAGCGGCGGTGACTGCGCCGGATTGAACGCCGCCATCCGCGCCGTGGTGAAGCGCGCGGTGACCGGCCATGGGGCCGAGGTCGTGGGGATTCTCCAGGGCACCAAGGGCCTGATGGAGCGGCCGGTGAAGGCGCGGCCGCTCGACCTCGCCATCTTCACCGGCGATATCCTGCGCCAGGGCGGCACCATGCTGGGCACCATCAACACGGGAAATCCCTTCGCCTTTCCGGACGGGCAGGGCGGAATTTCCGACCGTTCCGCCGAGGTTTTGGCCGGCATCCGGGGGCTCGGCCTGGATGCGTTGATCGGCATCGGCGGCGACGGCTCCATGCGGATTCTCAAGCGTCTGGCCGATCAGGGAAACCTGCCCTTCGTCGGCATTCCCAAGACCATCGACAACGACGTGCCGGGCACGGAAATGTGCATCGGCTACCACACCGCCGTGGCCACGGCGGTGGAGGCCCTTGACCGCCTGCAACCCACGGCGGCCAGCCACCAGCGCGTCATGGTGCTGGAGGTCATGGGCCGCGACGCGGGCCATATCGCGCTGGCGGCCGGCATCGCCGGCGGGGCCGACGTGATCCTGATCCCGGAAATTCCCTATGACGCGGCGGCCATCGCGGCCAAGCTCGCGTCCGTCGCCCGGGAAGGCCGCAACCATGCGCTGGTCGTCTGCGCCGAGGCGGCGAAACCCGTCGGCGGCCATGTCGAAACCCGTCCCGACCCGGGCGGCACGGTGCATTACGGCGGCGCCGGACAGGTCGTGGGCGCCGAGATCGCGCGGGCCACGGGGGCCGATGTGCGGGTCACCGTGCTGGGCCATGTGCAGCGCGGCGGCATGCCGACCAGCATCGACCGCCTGTTGGCCTCGGCCTTCGGCGTGCATGCGGTGGACCTGGCGGCGGCGGGGAAAACGGGGCGCATGGTCGGCTGGCGGGGTGGGGATACCATCGACACGGCGCTCCAGGACCTGGCCGACGGGCCGCGCTGCGTCGATCTCGAGGGCTCCCAGGCGCGCACGGCGCGGGGCCTCGGCATCTGCCTCGGCGACCGCTGA
- a CDS encoding YdcH family protein, translating into MNGPEFRGLWPRHNLSFWGRQVYFCSNFSYHDSVVTIVLDKGRRWSDGPSLRKEFVNMSLEQRLEALKVRHSTLEDLINQESSRPLPDDIEIHALKKEKLRIKDEMAGIATRH; encoded by the coding sequence ATGAACGGCCCTGAATTCAGGGGGTTATGGCCGCGACATAATCTGTCGTTCTGGGGGCGTCAGGTTTATTTTTGTTCCAATTTCAGCTACCATGACAGTGTCGTGACAATCGTGCTTGATAAGGGCCGTCGATGGTCTGACGGCCCATCATTGAGGAAGGAGTTCGTCAATATGAGTCTTGAACAACGGTTGGAAGCCTTAAAGGTACGTCATTCAACGCTGGAAGACCTGATCAACCAGGAAAGCTCAAGACCTCTCCCCGACGACATTGAAATACACGCCCTCAAGAAGGAAAAACTCAGGATCAAAGACGAAATGGCGGGTATCGCCACCCGGCACTAA
- a CDS encoding acyl-CoA synthetase, which yields MYERALDAVRANHTPLSPNTFLKRAARVYPDHPSVVHGAKRFTWGETYTRVRKLASALSKRGIGHLDTVAIMGANTPEMYEATFAVPMAGAVINTLNVRLDAEAIAFCLNHGEAKLLLTDTEFAPTVKAALALIGRDIPVIDIVDSEAGHEHVTLGETDYESLLAEGDGDFPWDLPQDEWQAISLNYTSGTTGDPKGVVYHHRGAYLNAVSNAVGWNMAHHPVYLWTLPMFHCNGWCFPWTIAALAGTNICLRRVTGANIYDAIALHKVTHMCGAPIVMSFLVNATAAEKKPFDHKVKFMAAAAPPPAATLEAMQREGIEVTHAYGLTETYGPAVMCAWHPEWDALPIEEQAQKKSRQGVPYHALNDLQIIDPDTMEPVPADGETMGEAMFQGNIVMKGYLKNPETTKKSLAGGWFHSGDLGVMHPDGYIQLKDRSKDIIISGGENISSIEVEGVLYKHPAVLTAAVVAKPDDKWGETPCAFVELKAGVPAPTVEDIIQFCRDNLAHYKCPKHVVFGELPKTSTGKIQKFKLREAAADA from the coding sequence ATGTACGAACGTGCCCTCGACGCCGTTCGCGCCAACCATACCCCCCTGTCGCCCAACACGTTTCTGAAGCGGGCGGCCCGCGTCTATCCCGACCATCCGTCGGTCGTGCACGGGGCCAAGCGCTTCACCTGGGGCGAGACCTATACGCGGGTGAGAAAGCTTGCCTCCGCCTTGTCCAAGCGGGGCATCGGCCATCTGGACACGGTCGCCATCATGGGCGCCAATACGCCCGAGATGTACGAAGCGACCTTCGCCGTGCCCATGGCGGGGGCGGTCATCAACACCCTCAACGTGCGCCTGGACGCCGAAGCCATCGCGTTTTGCCTCAACCACGGCGAGGCCAAACTGCTGCTGACCGACACGGAATTCGCGCCGACGGTGAAGGCGGCGCTCGCCCTGATCGGCCGCGACATTCCGGTGATCGACATCGTCGACAGCGAGGCTGGGCACGAGCATGTCACCCTGGGCGAAACCGATTATGAAAGCCTGCTGGCCGAAGGCGATGGCGATTTCCCGTGGGACCTGCCCCAGGACGAATGGCAGGCGATCTCGCTCAACTATACCTCGGGCACCACGGGCGACCCCAAGGGCGTGGTCTACCACCATCGGGGGGCCTATCTGAACGCGGTTTCCAACGCCGTCGGCTGGAACATGGCGCATCATCCGGTCTATCTCTGGACCCTGCCCATGTTCCATTGCAACGGCTGGTGCTTTCCCTGGACCATCGCCGCATTGGCCGGCACCAACATCTGCCTGCGCCGGGTTACGGGCGCCAACATTTACGACGCCATCGCCCTGCACAAGGTCACCCATATGTGCGGCGCCCCCATCGTCATGAGCTTCCTGGTCAATGCCACCGCGGCTGAGAAGAAACCCTTCGACCACAAGGTCAAGTTCATGGCCGCCGCCGCCCCGCCCCCGGCCGCGACCCTGGAAGCCATGCAGCGCGAGGGCATCGAGGTCACCCATGCCTACGGCCTGACGGAAACATACGGCCCCGCCGTGATGTGCGCCTGGCATCCGGAATGGGATGCGCTTCCGATCGAGGAACAGGCCCAGAAGAAATCCCGCCAGGGCGTGCCCTATCACGCGCTCAACGACCTGCAAATCATCGACCCGGACACCATGGAGCCCGTGCCCGCCGACGGCGAGACCATGGGCGAGGCCATGTTCCAGGGCAACATCGTCATGAAGGGCTACCTGAAGAACCCGGAGACCACGAAAAAGTCCCTGGCCGGCGGCTGGTTCCATTCCGGCGACCTGGGGGTCATGCATCCCGACGGCTATATCCAGCTCAAGGATCGGTCCAAGGACATCATCATCTCGGGCGGCGAGAACATCTCGTCGATCGAGGTCGAGGGCGTGCTGTACAAGCACCCGGCGGTGCTGACCGCCGCCGTGGTCGCCAAGCCCGACGACAAATGGGGCGAGACGCCCTGCGCCTTCGTGGAACTGAAAGCCGGCGTGCCGGCGCCGACGGTCGAGGACATCATCCAGTTCTGCCGCGACAACCTGGCCCACTACAAATGCCCGAAACACGTGGTGTTCGGCGAATTGCCGAAGACGTCGACGGGTAAAATCCAGAAATTCAAATTAAGGGAAGCGGCGGCGGACGCCTGA
- a CDS encoding propionyl-CoA synthetase, with amino-acid sequence MTNAYDAAYARSLDDPDGFWGEAAEALVWTRKWDKVLDGSAAPIYRWFTGGELNTCYNCLDRHVDEGNGARTALIYDSPVTGGTQRKYSYLQLRDEVATFAGVLAAQGVGKGDRVIIYMPMVPEAAIAMLACARLGAIHSVVFGGFASNELAVRIDDAAPKAIVSATCGIEVNRVLEYMPLLKGAIDIAKHKPDTVIILSRPECEVDLASYGYLDWATEAAKAAPHDCVPVKATDPLYILYTSGTTGEPKGVVRDNGGHAVALKWSMKNVYDADPGDVYWAASDVGWVVGHSYIVYAPLLHGCTTILYEGKPVGTPDAGAFWRVIADHKVKILFTAPTAFRAIKKEDPEGALLKKYDMSSFKMLFLAGERTDPPTLEWAEKTLGVPVIDHWWQTETGWAIASNCMGLHRFPVKAGSPTKPCPGWNVQVLNEETHEPVKAGEIGAICVKLPMPPSSLPTLWNADKRFREAYLNEYPGYYKTADAGVFDEDGYISIMARTDDIINVAGHRLSTGGMEEVLAAHPDVAECAVIGVADELKGQLPVGFLVLKAGVTKDAAEVVNEVVQLVRQKIGPVAAFKQATVVPRLPKTRSGKILRGTMQKIADNEQWKMPATIDDPAILDEITGALEDIGYGKSRRD; translated from the coding sequence ATGACCAATGCCTATGATGCCGCCTATGCGCGCTCTCTCGACGATCCCGACGGTTTCTGGGGCGAGGCGGCGGAGGCCCTGGTTTGGACCAGGAAGTGGGACAAGGTGCTGGACGGCAGCGCCGCCCCCATCTACCGCTGGTTCACGGGCGGTGAGTTGAACACCTGCTACAACTGTCTGGACCGCCATGTCGACGAGGGCAATGGGGCCCGCACGGCGCTGATCTACGACAGCCCCGTCACCGGCGGCACACAGCGCAAGTACAGCTACCTGCAACTGCGGGACGAGGTCGCGACCTTCGCGGGCGTGCTGGCGGCGCAAGGCGTGGGCAAGGGCGACCGGGTCATCATCTACATGCCCATGGTGCCGGAAGCGGCCATCGCCATGCTGGCCTGCGCGCGCCTGGGCGCGATTCATTCCGTGGTGTTCGGCGGGTTCGCCTCGAACGAATTGGCCGTGCGCATCGACGACGCGGCGCCCAAGGCCATCGTCAGCGCGACCTGCGGGATCGAGGTCAACCGGGTGCTTGAATACATGCCGCTCCTGAAAGGGGCCATCGACATCGCCAAGCACAAGCCGGACACGGTGATCATCCTCTCGCGCCCGGAATGCGAGGTGGATTTGGCATCCTACGGCTATCTCGACTGGGCCACGGAGGCGGCCAAGGCGGCCCCCCACGACTGCGTACCCGTCAAGGCGACGGACCCGCTTTATATCCTCTATACCTCGGGCACCACGGGTGAGCCCAAGGGCGTGGTGCGCGACAACGGCGGCCATGCGGTGGCGCTGAAATGGTCGATGAAGAACGTCTATGACGCGGACCCGGGCGACGTCTACTGGGCGGCCTCCGACGTCGGCTGGGTGGTCGGCCATTCCTACATCGTCTACGCGCCCCTGCTGCATGGCTGCACGACGATCCTGTACGAGGGCAAGCCCGTGGGCACGCCCGACGCGGGGGCGTTCTGGCGGGTCATCGCCGACCACAAGGTGAAGATCCTGTTCACGGCGCCCACGGCCTTCCGCGCGATCAAGAAGGAAGACCCCGAGGGCGCGCTTCTGAAGAAATACGACATGTCGTCGTTCAAGATGCTGTTCCTGGCCGGCGAACGGACCGATCCGCCGACCCTGGAATGGGCCGAAAAGACCCTGGGCGTGCCGGTCATCGACCATTGGTGGCAGACGGAAACGGGCTGGGCCATCGCGTCCAACTGCATGGGCCTGCACCGCTTCCCGGTCAAGGCGGGCTCGCCGACCAAGCCGTGTCCGGGCTGGAACGTTCAGGTTCTCAACGAGGAAACCCACGAGCCGGTGAAGGCGGGGGAAATCGGCGCCATCTGCGTCAAGCTGCCGATGCCGCCGTCCAGCCTGCCGACCCTGTGGAACGCCGACAAGCGGTTCCGCGAGGCCTATCTCAACGAATATCCCGGCTATTACAAAACCGCCGACGCCGGCGTGTTCGACGAGGACGGCTATATCTCGATCATGGCGCGCACGGACGACATCATCAACGTGGCCGGGCACCGCCTGTCCACGGGCGGGATGGAGGAGGTCCTGGCCGCCCATCCCGACGTCGCCGAATGCGCCGTGATCGGTGTTGCCGACGAATTGAAGGGCCAGTTGCCCGTGGGCTTCCTGGTGCTCAAGGCCGGGGTGACCAAGGATGCGGCCGAGGTCGTCAACGAGGTCGTGCAGCTTGTCCGCCAGAAGATCGGCCCCGTCGCCGCCTTCAAGCAGGCGACGGTGGTGCCGCGCCTGCCCAAGACCCGGTCAGGCAAGATTCTGCGCGGCACCATGCAGAAGATCGCCGACAACGAACAATGGAAGATGCCCGCGACCATCGACGACCCGGCGATCCTGGACGAGATCACTGGCGCGCTGGAAGATATCGGCTACGGCAAGTCACGCAGGGATTAA
- a CDS encoding NAD-dependent succinate-semialdehyde dehydrogenase, with translation MYNDVLLFIDGEWTKAAAGRTMPIENPATGEVIGTVAHAEQADLDRALEAADKGFKAWRQVSAFDRAKVLRKAADLLRERADKIAPLMTLEQGKTLPEAKGEILVAADVTDWNAEEARRTYGRIIPARAGNVYQMVIKEPVGPVAAFTPWNFPINQAVRKIACALAAGCSIIVKAAEETPSSPAELVRCFADAGVPAGAINLVYGVPAEISEYLIPHPVIRKISFTGSTVVGKHLAALAGTHMKRATMELGGHAPSIVFDDADVDLAVKILRANKQRNAGQVCVSPTRFLIQEGVYDQFVSKFTDGMKSIKVGDGMSADSQMGPMANPRRITAMEEFIGDAVQKGASLKTGGKRIGNKGNFFEPTVLTDVPLDARIMNEEPFGPVAVIAPFKGFDDVVAEANRLPFGLAAYAYTGSAKTAQDLAANVESGMISINHHGIALPETPFGGVKDSGYGSEGGTEAIEAYLNPKFVTQASL, from the coding sequence ATGTATAATGATGTCTTGCTGTTCATTGACGGTGAGTGGACCAAGGCGGCCGCGGGCCGCACGATGCCGATCGAAAACCCGGCCACGGGCGAGGTTATCGGCACTGTCGCCCATGCGGAACAGGCGGACCTGGACCGCGCCCTTGAGGCGGCGGACAAGGGCTTCAAGGCTTGGCGCCAGGTCTCGGCCTTCGACCGCGCCAAGGTGTTGCGCAAGGCGGCGGACCTGCTGCGTGAACGGGCCGACAAGATCGCCCCCCTGATGACCCTGGAACAGGGCAAGACCCTGCCGGAAGCCAAGGGCGAGATCCTGGTCGCCGCCGACGTCACCGATTGGAACGCCGAGGAAGCGCGCCGCACCTACGGCCGCATCATCCCGGCCCGCGCCGGCAACGTCTATCAGATGGTGATCAAGGAGCCCGTGGGCCCCGTCGCCGCCTTCACGCCGTGGAACTTCCCCATCAACCAGGCCGTGCGCAAGATCGCCTGCGCGCTTGCCGCCGGCTGTTCGATCATCGTCAAGGCGGCAGAGGAAACCCCGTCGTCGCCGGCGGAACTGGTTCGCTGCTTCGCCGACGCGGGCGTGCCTGCCGGGGCCATCAACCTGGTCTACGGCGTGCCGGCCGAGATTTCCGAATACCTGATCCCCCATCCGGTGATCCGCAAGATTTCCTTCACCGGCTCCACCGTGGTCGGCAAGCATCTGGCGGCCCTGGCCGGGACGCACATGAAGCGTGCGACCATGGAACTGGGCGGGCATGCGCCGTCCATCGTGTTCGATGACGCCGACGTCGATCTGGCGGTGAAGATCCTGCGCGCCAACAAGCAGCGCAACGCGGGTCAGGTCTGCGTGTCGCCGACCCGTTTCCTGATCCAGGAAGGCGTGTACGATCAGTTCGTCAGCAAGTTTACCGACGGCATGAAATCCATCAAGGTCGGCGACGGCATGTCCGCCGACAGCCAGATGGGCCCGATGGCCAATCCCCGGCGCATCACCGCCATGGAGGAATTCATCGGCGACGCCGTGCAGAAGGGCGCCAGCCTGAAGACCGGCGGCAAGCGCATCGGAAACAAGGGCAATTTCTTCGAGCCCACCGTGCTGACCGACGTGCCCCTGGACGCCCGCATCATGAACGAGGAACCGTTCGGCCCGGTCGCCGTGATCGCCCCGTTCAAGGGCTTCGACGACGTGGTCGCCGAGGCCAACCGCCTGCCGTTCGGCTTGGCCGCCTATGCCTATACGGGATCGGCCAAGACGGCGCAGGACCTGGCGGCGAACGTGGAAAGCGGGATGATTTCCATCAATCACCACGGCATCGCCCTGCCGGAAACGCCGTTCGGCGGCGTGAAGGATTCAGGTTACGGGTCCGAGGGTGGCACGGAAGCCATCGAAGCCTACCTGAACCCGAAGTTTGTGACCCAGGCGAGCCTCTAG